A window from Gossypium raimondii isolate GPD5lz chromosome 7, ASM2569854v1, whole genome shotgun sequence encodes these proteins:
- the LOC105778797 gene encoding ethylene-responsive transcription factor WIN1, which produces MVQSKKFRGVRQRHWGSWVSEIRHPLLKRRVWLGTFETAEEAARAYDQAAILMSGRNAKTNFPISQTPSGDPKGTENTHSRVPSNELSEILHAKLRKCSKAPSPSMTCLRLDTENSHIGVWQKRAGQTSESNWVMTVELGKGNTEVSANTVPSNNQGLTGPEVGPDMDEEERIALQMIEELLNRNCSSFDEQEGDGNLLQ; this is translated from the exons ATGGTGCAATCAAAGAAGTTTAGAGGTGTTAGGCAGCGACACTGGGGCTCCTGGGTGTCTGAAATTCGCCATCCTTTATT AAAGAGAAGGGTATGGCTAGGAACATTTGAAACAGCTGAAGAAGCAGCCCGAGCTTATGACCAAGCAGCCATCTTAATGAGTGGAAGGAACGCAAAAACCAACTTCCCCATATCACAAACACCAAGTGGAGACCCAAAAGGCACTGAAAATACCCATTCAAGGGTACCATCAAATGAGCTATCTGAAATCCTCCATGCCAAGCTTAGAAAATGCAGCAAGGCACCTTCTCCTTCAATGACTTGTCTGAGGCTTGACACTGAGAATTCTCATATAGGAGTGTGGCAAAAGCGGGCAGGCCAGACCTCAGAATCCAATTGGGTAATGACTGTTGAGCTTGGAAAAGGAAATACTGAAGTTTCAGCGAATACGGTGCCTTCCAATAACCAAGGCTTAACTGGGCCTGAAGTGGGACCAGACATGGACGAAGAGGAGAGAATCGCACTACAAATGATAGAAGAGCTGCTTAATAGGAACTGTTCTTCATTTGATGAGCAAGAAGGAGATGGTAACTTGTTGCAGTAG